The Thermasporomyces composti region GCTGCCAGGTGAAGGCATGCACGATCCGCAGGGGTACCTCGTGCAGGTCAGCTTCGAGGGCTGCCCACGTCACCGCGGCCAAGGCACCGCTGGACCCGTCAGTCCCGACCACCACCGGCCGGACGGCTGTCGACATCCGCCCTCCTTCCGTCGAACACCGTCTCCGGCGTGCGTCGCGCGTTAGCAGTTCTCCATCAGGACCTGCACGACGTCCCGGATCGAGACGACACCGACGACGGCGTCCTGCACGCGAACCGGGATGTGCCGGACCTCGGCCTCCCGCATCATCGCCGCGACATCGCGGATCGAGTCGGTGGGCTGCGCCCACACCGTGGTGGCGCCCACCAGGTTGAGCGCTTCCACCTGGTCCGGGTCGCTCCCGCCGGCGACGGCGTGGACGACGTCGCGCTCGGAGATCATGCCGAGCGGAGTCTCGTCGTCCATCACGACGAGCGCACCGACGGCGGCGTCGGCCAAGGACACCGCCACCGTGCGGAGCGAGTCACGCGCCTCCACCGTGGCGACCGGGCTGCTCATGATGCGCTCGACGGGATCGTCCGGCCTCGTCCTCGAGACCGCGGGCGGGGTCGTCCTTCCCTCGGTGCCCTCCGCGGCCGATCCAGTCGTCGAGGCCGGCGGCTGCTCCCGCCGCGTCTGAGCAGGGATGATCGCGGCGTCCGGTCCCGGGTACAGCACGGACTCGCGACCGTCATCCCAGACGACCCGGTAGTGCTCGTGGTCACCGGCGCCGAGCACCTCGCGGACCGTTCCCTGCCGATCGGGTCGGTCCACCGAACCGCTACGGACGACGATTCGATCTCCTACCACCGCGCGCATGTCCACCTCACCCTTGGCAAGGGCTCACCCCTGGCAAGGGTGCCCGGCCGCGGCGTCCCGCCGCGCGGCGAAGGTCCTCGCCAGACGGGTCGAATGGCTCTGGCGGGACGACCGAGCAGGAGGTGCGCGGCAGCGGTTCGGAGACGTCCGCGGTCAGGCGCGGTGCAACATCTCGGCGACGAGGAAGGCCAGCTCCAGCGACTGCGCGCGGTTGAGCCGTGGATCGCACACGGTCTCATAGCGCTGGGTCAGGTCGGCCTCCTCGAGGGCGTGCCCGCCGCCGACACACTCGGTGACGTCGTCCCCGGTGAGCTCGACGTGGAGGCCGCCGGGCACGGTCCCCAGCTCTCGGTGCACCTCGAAGAAGCCCGCGACCTCATCGAGGACGTCGTCGAAGCGACGCGTCTTGTACCCCGTGGGCGTCTCGAAGGTATTGCCGTGCATCGGGTCGCAGACCCACGCGACCGTCGCGCCGCTGGCGGTGACCTTCTCGACGAGCTCGGGCAGCACGTCGCGGATCTTGTCCGCGCCCATCCGGGTGATGAACGTCAACCGCCCGGGCTCACGGTCGGGATCGAGCGCCTCGATCAGCGCGAGGGCGTCCTCCGCGGTCGCCGTCGGGCCGAGCTTGACGCCGATCGGGTTCCGGATGTGCCGAGCGAACTCGACGTGGGCGCCGTCGAGCTGACGGGTGCGCTCCCCGATCCACAGGAAGTGGCCCGAGGTGTCGTAGGGCAGGCCGGTCCGCGAGTCGATCCGGGTGAGCGCGGCCTCGTAGTCGAGCAGCAGGGCCTCGTGGCTGGCGTAGAAGTCGACCGTGCGGAACTCCGCCGGGTCGGCGCCGCACGCGTGCATGAACGCGATCGCCCGGTCGATGTCACGGGCCATGCGCTCGTACCGCTCCCCCACCGGGCTGTTGCGGACGAAGTCGGTGTTCCACGCGTGCACCTGACGCAAGTCGGCCTCGCCGCCCACGCAGAACGCCCGCGCCAGGTTGAGCGTGGCGGCCGACGCGTGGTAGGTGCGCACCAGCCGCCTCGGGTCGGGCACCCGCGCCTCCGGCGTGAACTCGAAGCCGTTGACGGCATCGCCGCGGTAGACAGGGAGCTCGACGCCATTGCGCACCTCGGTCGGCTTCGACCGTGGCTTGGCGTACTGCCCGGCGATCCGCCCCACCTTCACCACCGGCATGCTCGCGGCGTAGGTGAGGACCACGGACATCTGCAAGATCGTCCGCAGCTTGTTGCGCAGCGGGTCGGCGCCCACGCCGTCGAAGGTCTCGGCGCAGTCGCCGCCTTGGAGGAGGAACGCCTTGCCCGCGGCGACGTCGGCGATGCGCGCCTTCAGCGCGTCACACTCGCCGGCGAACACCAGCGGAGGGAACGTTCGAAGCTCCGCGACCGCGGCCTCGAGCGCGGCGGGGTCGGGCCAGTCCGGCTGCTGAGCCGCCGGCCTGGCCCGCCACGAGTTCAGATCAGTCACGAGTCGCAGATGACGGTCAGCCGAAGAAGACCTCGGCCTCGGCGTACAGCTCCGGCGTCACGAGCTTGAGCTCCTTGGTGGCGTCCGTGAGCGGAACGCGCACGATGTCGGTGCCTCGCAGCGCCACCATCATGCCGAAGTCCCCGTCGTGAACGGCCTCGATCGCGTGCAGGCCGAAGCGGGTCGCCAGCCACCGGTCGAACGCCGTCGGGGTACCGCCGCGCTGCACGTGTCCGAGCACGACGGCGCGCGCCTCCTTCCCGGTGCGCTTCTCCAGCTCCTTGGCGACCATGTCACCGATGCCGCCGAGCCGGACGTGTCCGAAGGCGTCGCGCTCGTCGCTCTGCAGCGAGTGGGTGCCCTCCTTCGGCACCGCCCCCTCGGCGACGACGACGATCGGCGAGTAGTTGGTGCGGAAGCGGCTCTCGACGTACTCGACGACCTTGTCCATGTCGAAGGGCCGCTCGGGGATGAGGATGACGTTGGCGCCACCGGCGAGTCCGGCGTGCAGCGCGATCCAACCGGCGTGCCGCCCCATGACCTCGACCACCATGATCCGGTGGTGGGACTCCGCCGTCGTGTGGAGACGGTCGATCGCCTCCGTGGCGATGTTGACGGCCGTGTCGAAGCCGAACGTGAAGTCGGTCGCGCCGAGGTCGTTGTCGATCGTCTTGGGCACGCCGACGACCTTGACGTCCAGCTCGGAGAGCTTCGTCGCGACGCCGAGGGTGTCTTCACCGCCGATCGCGACGAGTGCGTCGACACCGTTCGCGGCGAGGTTCTCCTTGATCCGCTCCACGCCGTTCTCGATCTTGAACGGGTTGGTGCGGGACGAACCGAGGATGGTGCCGCCGCGCGGGAGGATGCCCCGGACCTGTGGAATGCCCAGCTCGCAGGTGATGTTCTCCAGCGGTCCGCGCCACCCGTCGCGGAAGCCGACGAACTCGTAGCCGTACTCGCTGACACCTTTGCGAACAACAGCCCGAATGACAGCGTTCAGGCCAGGGCAGTCGCCACCACCGGTGAGGACACCAACGCGCATGACAGTCCCTTTCACAAGGCTGCGCAAGAACAGGTCGTGTCGAGCCTAGTCGGGCCGCTTCGGGCTCATGAGCCCGGGCCGTCGCCGGTGTCGTCGTCGAGACCGGCCTGGAGAGCGTATCGAACCAGCTCGACACGGTTGTGCAACTGGAGCTTGCGCAGGGTGTTCTGGACGTGGTTCTGGACGGTCCGATGCGACAGCACGAGGCGCTCGGCGATGTCCTTGTAGCTGAGGCCCTTCGCGACCAGTCGGAGCACCTCGGTCTCCCGCTCGGTGAGCCGTGGGGCCGCGGGCTCGGCGTTCCGCGCGGAGCCGTCACCGGCCGACAGTCGGCGGAACTCTCCCAGCACCAGCCCCGCCAGGCCGGGAGTGAAGACGGCGTCACCTTCCGCGGTGCGGCGCACCGCCTCGAGGAACTCCTCTCGCGTCGCGGACTTCACCAGGTACCCGGACGCGCCCGCCTTGACCGCCGCGAGCACATCGGCCTGCTCCCCGCTGGCAGACAGGATGAGCACCCGCACACCCGGGTCGGCCGCGACGAGCCGACGCGTCACCTCGACCCCGCCGAGCCCGGGGATCTGCAGGTCGAGGACCACCACCTGAGGACGAGTGGCCTGGGCACGGCGGAGCGCCTCCTCACTGGTGGCGGCCTCGGCGACGACCTCGAACCCCGCCTCGCGCAGGTCGCGGGCCACGGCGTCACGCCACATCGGATGATCGTCGACGACCATCACGCGGATCATGCCGCTGACCCTACGCGGGTTCGTGCCGTCGACGACGGGTTACCTC contains the following coding sequences:
- a CDS encoding CBS domain-containing protein — its product is MRAVVGDRIVVRSGSVDRPDRQGTVREVLGAGDHEHYRVVWDDGRESVLYPGPDAAIIPAQTRREQPPASTTGSAAEGTEGRTTPPAVSRTRPDDPVERIMSSPVATVEARDSLRTVAVSLADAAVGALVVMDDETPLGMISERDVVHAVAGGSDPDQVEALNLVGATTVWAQPTDSIRDVAAMMREAEVRHIPVRVQDAVVGVVSIRDVVQVLMENC
- a CDS encoding class II 3-deoxy-7-phosphoheptulonate synthase; its protein translation is MTDLNSWRARPAAQQPDWPDPAALEAAVAELRTFPPLVFAGECDALKARIADVAAGKAFLLQGGDCAETFDGVGADPLRNKLRTILQMSVVLTYAASMPVVKVGRIAGQYAKPRSKPTEVRNGVELPVYRGDAVNGFEFTPEARVPDPRRLVRTYHASAATLNLARAFCVGGEADLRQVHAWNTDFVRNSPVGERYERMARDIDRAIAFMHACGADPAEFRTVDFYASHEALLLDYEAALTRIDSRTGLPYDTSGHFLWIGERTRQLDGAHVEFARHIRNPIGVKLGPTATAEDALALIEALDPDREPGRLTFITRMGADKIRDVLPELVEKVTASGATVAWVCDPMHGNTFETPTGYKTRRFDDVLDEVAGFFEVHRELGTVPGGLHVELTGDDVTECVGGGHALEEADLTQRYETVCDPRLNRAQSLELAFLVAEMLHRA
- a CDS encoding 6-phosphofructokinase, producing MRVGVLTGGGDCPGLNAVIRAVVRKGVSEYGYEFVGFRDGWRGPLENITCELGIPQVRGILPRGGTILGSSRTNPFKIENGVERIKENLAANGVDALVAIGGEDTLGVATKLSELDVKVVGVPKTIDNDLGATDFTFGFDTAVNIATEAIDRLHTTAESHHRIMVVEVMGRHAGWIALHAGLAGGANVILIPERPFDMDKVVEYVESRFRTNYSPIVVVAEGAVPKEGTHSLQSDERDAFGHVRLGGIGDMVAKELEKRTGKEARAVVLGHVQRGGTPTAFDRWLATRFGLHAIEAVHDGDFGMMVALRGTDIVRVPLTDATKELKLVTPELYAEAEVFFG
- a CDS encoding response regulator — encoded protein: MIRVMVVDDHPMWRDAVARDLREAGFEVVAEAATSEEALRRAQATRPQVVVLDLQIPGLGGVEVTRRLVAADPGVRVLILSASGEQADVLAAVKAGASGYLVKSATREEFLEAVRRTAEGDAVFTPGLAGLVLGEFRRLSAGDGSARNAEPAAPRLTERETEVLRLVAKGLSYKDIAERLVLSHRTVQNHVQNTLRKLQLHNRVELVRYALQAGLDDDTGDGPGS